The proteins below are encoded in one region of Drosophila santomea strain STO CAGO 1482 chromosome 3R, Prin_Dsan_1.1, whole genome shotgun sequence:
- the LOC120452050 gene encoding uncharacterized protein LOC120452050 — MDSSWCSLISIESLVVPSTPMGLPGLDLGPVPKKARMSESKQENSAPLETASVYKEQAAQFQSLQAKVRPHQPGAVVVQPPKRLPPEAETDRRMYVPHLDQAITHRDVFNFFSSFGDLERVCVKNGTDNLNYAMVLFCRTRSMEQAIKSNPHLIKGHQLNGRKAKEKSTNKGSQQINKPKSTITQLLKAPVMQAQKDDSKRAGHHTLEKHSKSTRYRSLLLQKLVEPNSIKLVTASKTDRNYAYAVTMLDEVSRWSFNLSKSIPSLDEMRALEKGLSRSAKLLLRMRKKLAAVPHQFAIQEAPNCPQTPPSSKAVPKDDEEVAPPAPLASDPMLPSLPLLLTITPQVPLPKSVIPELAKPDLRSVVLSSLGQNYVHHCYTNVEAYRRTKNYIDLLPCEMIERPSIGKYVDQMYAGK; from the exons ATGGATAGTTCGTGGTGCTCCTTGATTTCCATAGAATCTCTGGTGGTGCCCAGTACGCCGATGGGCTTGCCTGGACTAGACTTAGGTCCTGTGCCAAAGAAAGCCAGGATGAGTGAATCCAAGCAGGAGAATTCAGCGCCCCTGGAAACAGCTAGTGTCTATAAGGAACAGGCAG CCCAGTTCCAATCCCTACAAGCGAAGGTACGACCGCACCAGCCTGGTGCAGTGGTAGTCCAGCCACCCAAGCGACTGCCTCCCGAGGCGGAAACCGATCGCCGGATGTATGTACCCCACTTGGACCAGGCCATCACCCATCGGGATGTGTTCAATTTCTTCAGCAGTTTCGGGGACTTGGAGAGGGTTTGCGTGAAGAACGGCACGGATAACTTGAACTACGCCATGGTGCTTTTCTGTCGCACTCGCTCCATGGAGCAGGCCATCAAATCGAATCCACATCTGATCAAGGGACACCAACTGAACGGTCGCAAGGCGAAAGAAAAATCTACAAACAAGGGAAGTCAACAGATAAATAAGCCAAAGTCTACAATTACGCAGCTACTTAAGGCTCCTGTAATGCAGGCACAGAAAGATGACTCCAAACGAGCTGGCCACCATACTTTGGAGAAGCATTCAAAGTCAACACGTTACAGGTCGTTGCTTCTTCAAAAATTGGTAGAACCCAACTCTATAAAGCTGGTAACCGCCAGCAAAACTGATAGAAACTATGCTTATGCAGTAACCATGCTGGATGAAGTCTCCCGCTGGAGTTTCAACTTGTCCAAATCCATACCCAGTTTAGACGAGATGAGGGCACTGGAAAAGGGCCTTTCCAGATCGGCAAAGCTCCTACTGAGGATGCGAAAGAAACTGGCCGCAGTGCCCCACCAATTTGCAATACAAGAGGCTCCAAATTGTCCACAAACTCCACCAAGTAGTAAAGCTGTACCAAAAGATGATGAAGAAGTTGCACCTCCAGCACCTCTTGCCTCCGATCCAATGCTCCCATCCTTGCCGCTCCTACTGACCATCACCCCTCAAGTGCCTCTGCCCAAATCGGTTATTCCCGAATTGGCCAAGCCAGATCTGCGCTCCGTTGTGCTATCCAGTTTGGGTCAGAACTACGTCCATCACTGCTACACAAATGTGGAAGCTTATCGGCGGACCAAGAACTACATCGACCTACTGCCCTGTGAGATGATAGAGCGACCCAGTATTGGGAAGTATGTGGATCAGATGTACGCAGGCAAATAG